A segment of the Candidatus Pelagisphaera phototrophica genome:
ACTCTGAAACCATTAGCTGTTTCAATTTCTCCGTTCCGTAGCGAACTGACACCTCACCCGGCACATTGGTTCGCACCCAAATACTCATTGTCGTCGTACTCGGCCGGCCAAGTATTGGCCCATGAGTTACTTTTAAATCAATGTACGAATCTTCTGAGTAGACAGGCAGAATCGAGAAGATAACGAAAAAAACAGGGAGGAGGTATTTCATAGACCCCATTATTTACCTCATCAGGTCGAGGCCAAGCGAATACTTGCTACGAAACTCAATTGGTTGTACTTAATTTAATCAAGAAACGTAACTGGCGAACCCTGTTCGCTCTTCACGGAGCAACTCAAAACCGTCTATGCTGCTTTGGCTATAACAGGAAAGAATTGAATATCAAGATGGCACGCTACTAGACTGGAACAGCTTTACCACAATACATGAGTTCAGAAATGGGACACTTTCCCGATCTCAAGGGAATCGGGGATACATCTATCAACGGATTCGAATTCGACTCCGCGAGAAATCTCTGGCACACTTCGCGAAGAGGCTTATATCGGCCAGGTCCTAAACGAGGAAAAGCGAAGTTTTATTCGCTAGCTCAAGGAGCTCCAGAAAAATAAATTTTTCAAAAAAGCAATATCTATACCCAATAATAGGATACTTTTTTGGTAGCTTGAACGGACCCAACATTATTAACAAATTGGATATGCCCGTCGACGAGCCTTCTCCCAACCCTGCTATTACAGTAAACAAGGGTTCTCACGTTCTAATCGTCGATGAAAACGCGATAAACCAGGAAGTCCTCAAAGCCTTTTTGTCGAAGAATGGGTCCGAAGTCGACGAAGCCTTAAACGGGCAAGTAGCCGTTTCCATGTCCTTGGCTTCATACTAAGATCTGATATTCGTGGACTGTATGATACCTAAAACGGATAGCTATGAGGCAAGCAGAAACATTAGAACAAATATTCAAAATTCTAATACTGAAATACCCATTATCGCCCTGACCTCCAATGAGCTAAAAGGCGACCGAACAAAGTGACTTTAAGTAGGAATGGATGACTACCTAACAAAGCCCATCATGCCAGCCAGCCTTTCGGCCATCCCAGCAACATGGGCTTCAAAGGCTTCTGCCAGATAGTCGAGAATCCCGCCAATCACAATCTCTCGACAACCGCGTAATAGGCACTGACAAACTCACCCTCCCGCTTCCCCGTGATGAAGTTCCCGCGCAATTTAAAGTCTCCTGGCTGGAGATCCATCGTAAAGGTCACTTCTTCCGCGCCCTTCTTGACAGTCTTTTCCTCGTAATAGTCCGCTACATTCAGCGTCGCTCGGGTCGCGTTGATCGCCTTTCCAGGTGTTTCCCTAAAGGCAGTCAAGCCCGGAACAGGATCTCCTGGGGCGAGATCGTCATTTATTGCTCTGGGAAGCTCACGAGGCCAGCGACGGAGCGATATTTTGTAGATACCCGCTTCCTTTACCCGCACCGCCCAGTATCCAGAGCCCTCCTTTGCACCTCGAATGAATCCTTGATGCCAGGGCGAAAGAGCATTGTCAGTCAACCAATCGTGGGCCGTCAATTGTGTCGGATTGTCTGCCTTGTTTCCTAGTACCACTCTTTCATCAACCACAAATCCTGGTGAAATGCTGGCCCACCATCGATCATAAGCGTCACGCAATCGCTTGACCGTTTCAGGGTTCCTCTTGGCAACATCCGTTTTCTGCTCCGGATCGGATTCCACATCGTAGAGTTCCGTTCCATTGATCAAACGCCAACGGTCCGTCATAGTGGAAGATTTCCGCCACTTGATCGGATCACGAACACGCTGCGAATCCGTAATTATAATACGGTCCGGCCAACTGGTTGGGGTTTGGTAAATCAAAGGTACTAATGACCGCCCATCAAAGCTGTAGTCCATCGGGCCGTTCAATCCGCACAATTCGATCAAGGTTGGAAGAATGTCGATGTGAGCAGTGAGTCGCCCCACATCCCGGCCTTCTGTCAGATTGCCCGCGGGCCAATGCAGAAAAAAGGGAACTCGATGCCCCCCATCATACTCACTTCCCTTTTTACCCCGCATGCCACCGGAGAAGATATTTTCACCGCTAGCTGTACCATTGTCGGTTGTGAAAATAAATATCGTGTTTTCTGCCAAGCCCTTCTTATCGAGCCATTCGCGCATCGCCCCGACATTCTCGTCGATGTTGGCGATCATTCCAAAAAAAATCGCT
Coding sequences within it:
- a CDS encoding arylsulfatase, which translates into the protein MHLNKLSRFFSPFLVAFSFVAFAYAADKPNVVFVITDDQGYGDISAHGNPILETPATDVLYGESVRLTDYHVTPTCAPTRGALMSGHYTNRAGPWHTIMGRSFLRVGELTFGDVFLDNGYATGMFGKWHLGDNYPYRPEDRGFSEVVRHGGGGVGQTPDFWDNSYFDDTYFHNGKPQKYKGYCTDVYFQEAQRFIEESVKKDKPFMAYICTNAPHSPFHCPEKYWKPYVEKGLSEREAIFFGMIANIDENVGAMREWLDKKGLAENTIFIFTTDNGTASGENIFSGGMRGKKGSEYDGGHRVPFFLHWPAGNLTEGRDVGRLTAHIDILPTLIELCGLNGPMDYSFDGRSLVPLIYQTPTSWPDRIIITDSQRVRDPIKWRKSSTMTDRWRLINGTELYDVESDPEQKTDVAKRNPETVKRLRDAYDRWWASISPGFVVDERVVLGNKADNPTQLTAHDWLTDNALSPWHQGFIRGAKEGSGYWAVRVKEAGIYKISLRRWPRELPRAINDDLAPGDPVPGLTAFRETPGKAINATRATLNVADYYEEKTVKKGAEEVTFTMDLQPGDFKLRGNFITGKREGEFVSAYYAVVERL